GCAACCCGAGAAACACAAATGGAGCGGCAAGCAGAGCGGGCAGGGACACCAATGTGCCGGCGCGAAGAAAGTAAAAGGGCGTGAGGAATCCCACGGTCAGTGTTCGCAATCGACGAATCCAGTGCCGGTCTCTCGCGGCGCTTCCCGCGAGGACCATGCCGGCGAGATAGGCCGGCAACACCGCTTCACTCCCCGACCAGAACGCCAACGCGCCCAATCCGAAGAGAGTCAGCATAATCCATTTCGTTCTGATCGCAGCCGTACGATGCGCATAGTGCCGCGTCAGCCACGCGGTGATGTAGGGCAACGTCATCAGGGTCAGAATCATGCCCACGATAAATACAAGAGTCTTATAGGTAAACGGCGCAAAGAGCAGCCCGAGGGCGATCACCGTTCCCAGGTCCGTGACGAAACATGAGGCCAGAACTCCTTTGCCGAACTCTGTCTTATTGAAGCCGGTCTCCAGCATTACGGCATAGACCACCGCCATGGACGTTGTGGAGAGGGCGACGCCGCAGAGCCAACTGGCATTCGCATCCCAACCCAGAAGGTAATAGGCGACGGTGGCGCAGCCAAGGAACGGCGCAATGAATCCCACCAACCCGACCACCGTGACCTCGGCCAACTTCAGGCGAACGATATCAGGATCAAGCTCTGCACCGGCCAGGAAGGTGAGGACGACGGCACCGGA
This genomic stretch from Nitrospira sp. harbors:
- a CDS encoding cation:proton antiporter; amino-acid sequence: MESTFLTATLWLALAVASALIASSLRLSIALVEICVGVITAVAADVLNLGDVLATDSEWVKFLAASGAVVLTFLAGAELDPDIVRLKLAEVTVVGLVGFIAPFLGCATVAYYLLGWDANASWLCGVALSTTSMAVVYAVMLETGFNKTEFGKGVLASCFVTDLGTVIALGLLFAPFTYKTLVFIVGMILTLMTLPYITAWLTRHYAHRTAAIRTKWIMLTLFGLGALAFWSGSEAVLPAYLAGMVLAGSAARDRHWIRRLRTLTVGFLTPFYFLRAGTLVSLPALLAAPFVFLGLLMGKVASKIFGLYPFISLFRQDRKERWYYTLLMSTGLTFGTISSLYGLAHGLITQEQYSFLVAAVIASAVVPTVIAGLFCVPTHLLPKPDQPKQTARRINDLSDEG